Genomic DNA from Bacillota bacterium:
GCGGTCTTCGCGGGTGTACTCTACCTTCTCTTCGAGGTCTATCTCGCCGGAGGCGGCCATCTCGTAGAGCATCAGCACGAGCGGCATCTTGTAGCAGCTCGCGGCGAAGAACGCCTCCGAGGAGCGGATATCCACGACCTGACTGGTCCCCAGCAGCTTGAAGTACACTCCGTACGTCCCCTTTGCAGAGCCGATGGCGTCCAGGATCTCCGACTTGAGGCGCGCGGTATCGATCTCCGGGAGCGCAGGCTGCGGCTCCCGCGGCGCGGCCGCAGGCGTGTGTCCGTACACCTTTACGAACACCACCAGCAGCACCGCGATGGCCCCAAGACAAATCGCGAGCCTGGCGTGGCGGGATGCCTCTCTCGTCACTTGTTGACCCCGCCTGCCTTGATGGCGCAGTTCACGCCGGCCACCCGGTGAGCCACGGCGGCCCGCACTCCGGCCGCGGTTGAGTTCGGTATAGGTCAGGTGGTATCTTGTGCCGGAGTCCATGGTCGCGGCGCTTGCACCTCCCGATACTTGTTTCAATGTCCACACAGCGTTTTCCTACCCGTATTCCCCACGGAAGGTGGCCGCGCCCAAGTCCTCGAATAGCCGGATCGGTATCCGGCGCCGGGGCATCGTTGCGTGGCGGGTGGCAATGATGAAGATCGCGGGTGCATGCAAAGGGCGCGCAAGGAGATGGTAGGAATGGAGTCTCTCAACGTGATCGCCATACAGGTCGGTTGCGGCCCCGACAGGCGCGACAACCTGGCGCGAGCCCTCTCACTTCTGCGGCGCGCGCTCCAGCATTACCGGCGCGTGGATGCGGTCGTCCTCCCCGAACTCTTCTACGTGATGCCTGAGGACCTTGCGGACAATGACGCTGCGGCCGAACTCGCGGCCGGCCTGTCGAAGGCTGCCTCCGAGAACGGCGTGTGGATCGTGGGTGGAACCGTGCCGCAACGGGTCGCGGGGGGAAAGACCAGGAACTACTGCATGGTGTTCGATCCGCACGGTTCAAACGTCGCAGGCTACTGCAAGACCCACCTGTTCGACGCCCTCGACTATGCCGAATCGGAGACGACCGAGCCGGGGGAAGGGCTGATCACCTTCGACATCGGCGAGGTCAAGGCCGGAGTCATCGTCTGCTACGAGCTGCGATTCCCCGAGATCATAAGGACGCTCACGCTGAAGGGAATCAGGGTGCTGTTCGTGCCTTCGGCGTTCATGTCCCCCCGCCACGATCACTGGGACACCCTGATACGCTCGGCGGCGCTGCAAAACCAGATCTACGTCGTAGCGGCCAACCAGCTGGGAAGGTACGGCAAGCATGTCTTCTTCGGCCGAAGCATGGTTGCGGATCCCTGGGGCATCGTGGTGGCGCAGGCGTCCGATCACGAGACGTTCGTGGGGGCTGCGCTGGATTTCGACTACCAGGACTCGGTACGCTCGCGGCTTCCGGTGTTCAAGCACCGCCGCCCCGACCTGTATTCAGTATAGGTTGGGTGCGTCCTCACGCCAGGGGTTAGCGTGCGAGCGAGCCGATCAGCGCTTTGACCGCTATTCCAGTGCCAAGCGCGATGAGGGCGCTCGTGAGGGTACCTATGAGGTAGTACTCCGCGAAGTTCTGCTTCTCCATCTCCCTGAGCCTGGAGAGGGACTTGGCAGCAATCACAAACCCTATTGAGGATATTGAATTGGCCAGTACCAGAGTCAGTAGGATTGCCCGTTCCAGCACCCCGATGTAGGCACCCGACCGGACTGTGACATCCCCCGCGCTATCCGTCAAGGGCTTGTTCAGTACACCGGATGCATCCAGCACCTTCCGCACGAGAATGGCCCCTCCGAACACCGCCAATACGTAAGCAGTCGCCATTAACAGGACGGTGTCAGCCTTGTGTGAGAGGAAGACCTGAACGCCTCGGGGGACGGCCATAGACCAGATCTTTTGATAGGCGCTCACGATCCCCGGGTTGACAGGCGGGTCAAGGAGGTTTGCGGGTATCGTTATCGTCGCAATGTGTAGTGCCTGGTCACAGGCGAGTGATACAACAACACCACCCACCCCAACGTGCCGTGCCGTCAGGCCCACGCGTACGAGAAAGTCAACAGTCACGTGTAACGCCGCCACAATTAATGAGTATATCAAGCCAGGCAGCGCGTAGGCGTGAGTGGCGAC
This window encodes:
- a CDS encoding carbon-nitrogen family hydrolase yields the protein MESLNVIAIQVGCGPDRRDNLARALSLLRRALQHYRRVDAVVLPELFYVMPEDLADNDAAAELAAGLSKAASENGVWIVGGTVPQRVAGGKTRNYCMVFDPHGSNVAGYCKTHLFDALDYAESETTEPGEGLITFDIGEVKAGVIVCYELRFPEIIRTLTLKGIRVLFVPSAFMSPRHDHWDTLIRSAALQNQIYVVAANQLGRYGKHVFFGRSMVADPWGIVVAQASDHETFVGAALDFDYQDSVRSRLPVFKHRRPDLYSV
- a CDS encoding DUF3307 domain-containing protein; the protein is MTLALLGYLAHSVADFVLQSDEIARGKDGRSQYAYIRHGIHVLVCTFVATHAYALPGLIYSLIVAALHVTVDFLVRVGLTARHVGVGGVVVSLACDQALHIATITIPANLLDPPVNPGIVSAYQKIWSMAVPRGVQVFLSHKADTVLLMATAYVLAVFGGAILVRKVLDASGVLNKPLTDSAGDVTVRSGAYIGVLERAILLTLVLANSISSIGFVIAAKSLSRLREMEKQNFAEYYLIGTLTSALIALGTGIAVKALIGSLAR